One window from the genome of Leuconostoc suionicum encodes:
- a CDS encoding helix-turn-helix transcriptional regulator translates to MELGQKLKERRITLGKTQQQMATELHVTRQTVSHWENNDTYPSLDMLVTLSDYLGFSLDTTLKEEGTDMIDSINKSLEEGKKYKKIVRILVICVIVFLCFISILTYGRATQNQLIDRYNPFLKESYGYAVLPEKVTMKKINGTEQVTEKNGKHKTKKIIINMPQPVDAYVTTDIFGGGEWLKFEVGTIPKGYHYAIVLHKGSYVKRAKLVTKNQVPSIYQSVIGDEYMKYTENPGGRNSFNPFSNGGV, encoded by the coding sequence ATGGAACTCGGTCAAAAACTGAAAGAAAGAAGAATTACTTTAGGTAAAACCCAACAACAAATGGCCACAGAATTGCATGTTACGCGGCAAACAGTGTCACATTGGGAGAATAATGACACTTATCCGAGTTTGGATATGTTGGTTACGTTGAGTGATTACTTAGGTTTTTCTTTGGACACAACGTTAAAAGAAGAGGGGACAGATATGATTGATAGCATTAATAAGAGTTTAGAAGAGGGAAAGAAGTATAAAAAAATCGTTCGAATACTAGTTATTTGTGTAATTGTTTTTTTATGCTTTATTTCTATATTGACATATGGCAGAGCAACGCAGAATCAATTGATTGACCGATACAATCCTTTTTTAAAGGAAAGCTATGGTTATGCAGTGCTACCTGAAAAAGTAACTATGAAAAAAATAAATGGTACTGAGCAAGTTACAGAAAAAAATGGTAAACATAAAACAAAAAAAATCATCATTAATATGCCACAGCCAGTGGACGCTTACGTGACAACTGACATTTTTGGTGGGGGAGAATGGTTGAAATTCGAAGTGGGTACTATTCCAAAAGGATATCATTATGCTATTGTGTTACATAAAGGTTCGTATGTTAAAAGAGCTAAATTAGTTACGAAAAATCAGGTTCCATCAATCTATCAAAGTGTGATTGGGGATGAATATATGAAGTATACTGAAAACCCTGGTGGTCGTAATTCTTTTAATCCATTTTCAAATGGTGGTGTATAA
- a CDS encoding helix-turn-helix domain-containing protein, which produces MEIQFPIQLKKLRTGLSMSQEDIAGKLYISRQAVSRWESGDATPDMSNLIKLAEIFDCSLDTLVLGIEPKQDNIDDRIDHNEFVFDPRKGKYIRRRSEHMNFWEFAAAYWWAAIPIVAILGGTIPDIIQAFK; this is translated from the coding sequence ATGGAGATACAGTTTCCGATACAGTTAAAAAAATTACGCACGGGCTTGAGTATGTCTCAAGAAGATATTGCTGGCAAGCTGTACATTTCACGTCAAGCTGTTTCTCGTTGGGAGTCAGGGGACGCAACACCAGATATGAGTAATTTAATTAAATTAGCTGAAATATTTGATTGCTCACTAGATACACTTGTACTGGGAATTGAACCCAAACAAGATAATATAGACGATAGAATAGATCACAATGAGTTTGTATTTGATCCACGTAAGGGCAAGTACATTCGTAGAAGAAGTGAGCATATGAATTTTTGGGAGTTTGCAGCGGCTTATTGGTGGGCAGCAATACCAATAGTAGCAATTCTTGGCGGTACAATTCCTGACATTATTCAAGCTTTTAAATAA
- a CDS encoding NADPH-dependent FMN reductase: MKNIGIIIGSNRPNRISFDIATWVQKNLISSQFQTNLIDLAKVNLPWLAEPEIPAKGHYTLETTQKWRDLINQYDGFIIVYPQYNWGYPAILKNALDSLYSEWQGKPISTVVFGSHGGFQADIALSLVLQGLHMNKLPINLSISINDDMFSNHSFINIDDALAKYRPDVQQLGVCFENVLNNELL, encoded by the coding sequence ATGAAGAACATTGGCATCATCATTGGCAGTAATCGACCTAATAGAATTTCATTTGACATTGCCACTTGGGTTCAAAAAAATTTAATTAGCAGTCAATTCCAAACAAATTTAATCGACCTAGCAAAAGTCAATCTTCCTTGGTTAGCGGAACCTGAAATTCCTGCTAAAGGTCATTACACATTAGAAACGACTCAAAAATGGCGTGATTTGATCAATCAATATGATGGTTTTATTATTGTGTATCCTCAATATAATTGGGGTTATCCTGCTATTTTGAAAAATGCACTGGATTCATTGTATAGTGAATGGCAAGGAAAACCGATTAGTACTGTAGTCTTTGGCTCACACGGTGGATTTCAAGCAGATATTGCCTTATCGCTTGTTTTACAAGGACTGCATATGAACAAATTGCCGATTAATTTATCAATTAGCATCAATGACGATATGTTTAGCAATCATTCATTTATCAACATTGATGATGCACTCGCAAAGTACCGACCTGATGTGCAACAATTAGGCGTATGCTTTGAGAATGTGCTAAATAACGAATTATTATAA
- a CDS encoding YhgE/Pip domain-containing protein, which yields MLGIEWKKIWKNKFMVVVLIAIVLIPSIYAIGFLKSMWDPYGKIKDLPVAVINEDKSVHYQGNKLAVGAKLKDNLADSDAMKFSFPSQKEAKKGLSNGKYYMVMTIPKNFSKNATTLLDAHPKKMLIHYTTSSGHSFIAGKFSKSAAESITNAISKQVTKTYAETLFKQIKTLGNGMGTAANGNKKLVDGTEQLQSGNQTVTTNLRTLASSSLTFSNGTNTLTDGLSQYFSGVSQLDAGSSKLTAGLGQLGEKMPTLSSGVSQLSTGSTSLNSGLQQYTAGVSQLNTGANALNAGAQKLAHGSSNLAAGVNKLTSGSSSLTKGVSAYTTGTDEAYKGSQKVSDGLAQMNAALNSDDAKNKMTQLQTGLQSFQTGLNQLKTSLDNSDQNTEQITKLTSSMSSLAANVTTISNYISGTQSKIESVAKTQKLTDTQVNALETALLPTDDINNSLKSATTNLSELQTNLTALIKSSNTSVSQLKSAVNTLNTSYGTSDNTKTLYGGVSSLVGSLNNVGDSTAQLSTGATKLTNGLSQLSGKSEQLVSGSAQLQEGLEQLNTNVPSLTSGIESLANGSLKLSNGTQKLSQNSDKLNAGSQKISSGLSSLNEKMPALGSATSKLSSGSSQLTAGLDKLAANNSKLLSGSTQLASGATKIADGSAKLADGSAKLGDGLTKVKDGNTTLADKLGQANNKVNKINSNKLTYNQLATPASTKHVEKDKVPNNGTAMAPYMLSVALFVGAVAFNLMFDLVTPLKYPKKAISWWASKMSVLYPFAFLQAAIMYFVSISMIGIKPVHYVATFWVLILVSFTFINVVTSLNLWFGKVGSFLAMILMVIQLGGSAGTYPIQLSNGFFEAIHPYLPMTYSVNALRETLMIGGSAKSDVMVMFGIFVAFTLIMIGFYMFKQLKIKKINYKHS from the coding sequence ATGCTCGGAATAGAATGGAAAAAAATATGGAAAAATAAATTTATGGTGGTTGTTCTAATCGCTATTGTGTTAATTCCGTCAATTTACGCGATTGGGTTTCTTAAATCGATGTGGGATCCTTATGGCAAAATAAAAGATTTGCCCGTGGCAGTTATCAATGAAGACAAATCTGTGCATTACCAAGGAAATAAATTAGCAGTAGGAGCTAAGCTAAAAGATAATTTAGCGGATTCAGATGCGATGAAGTTTAGTTTTCCATCGCAAAAAGAAGCCAAAAAAGGGTTGTCCAATGGCAAGTACTATATGGTCATGACAATCCCAAAGAACTTTTCTAAAAATGCGACGACATTACTGGACGCACATCCCAAAAAGATGTTAATTCACTATACAACGAGTTCTGGACACAGTTTTATCGCTGGAAAGTTTTCAAAATCAGCGGCTGAAAGCATTACAAACGCAATTTCAAAACAAGTAACCAAAACTTATGCTGAGACATTGTTTAAACAAATTAAAACGTTAGGAAATGGTATGGGCACAGCGGCTAACGGTAACAAAAAGTTAGTTGATGGAACTGAACAATTACAATCTGGAAATCAGACGGTCACAACAAATCTACGAACACTTGCTTCAAGTAGTTTAACTTTCAGTAATGGTACGAATACACTGACAGACGGGTTATCACAATACTTTAGTGGCGTGAGTCAACTTGATGCAGGAAGCTCAAAATTAACTGCTGGTTTAGGACAATTAGGTGAAAAAATGCCCACGTTAAGTAGTGGTGTTTCACAATTATCTACAGGATCAACGAGTTTAAACAGTGGTTTGCAGCAGTATACAGCAGGTGTGAGCCAACTAAACACGGGAGCCAATGCTCTTAATGCTGGTGCGCAAAAATTAGCTCATGGTAGTAGTAATTTAGCTGCCGGGGTGAATAAATTAACTAGCGGATCGAGTTCTTTGACCAAAGGTGTTAGTGCATACACAACCGGAACAGACGAAGCGTATAAAGGAAGCCAAAAAGTTTCCGATGGCTTGGCACAAATGAATGCAGCTTTAAATAGTGACGACGCTAAAAACAAAATGACGCAGTTACAAACAGGGCTGCAAAGTTTTCAGACAGGATTGAATCAGTTGAAGACCTCGTTAGACAATAGTGATCAAAATACTGAGCAAATTACTAAATTAACAAGTAGTATGAGTAGTCTTGCAGCGAACGTTACTACGATTAGCAATTATATCAGCGGTACGCAAAGCAAAATCGAATCTGTTGCAAAGACACAAAAGCTAACCGACACGCAAGTCAATGCATTAGAAACGGCATTATTACCAACAGATGACATTAACAATTCACTCAAATCAGCAACAACAAATCTAAGTGAATTACAGACTAACTTAACCGCATTAATTAAATCAAGTAACACAAGTGTGTCGCAGTTAAAATCAGCTGTGAATACACTAAATACTAGTTATGGAACTAGTGACAATACAAAAACGTTGTATGGTGGCGTAAGTAGTTTGGTTGGTTCACTTAATAACGTTGGTGATTCAACTGCGCAATTAAGTACTGGGGCAACAAAATTAACCAATGGGTTGTCACAACTGAGCGGAAAATCAGAACAGTTAGTTAGTGGTTCAGCACAATTACAAGAGGGGCTTGAACAACTTAATACGAATGTACCATCACTCACCAGTGGTATTGAGAGCCTAGCTAATGGTAGTTTGAAGCTAAGCAATGGTACCCAAAAGTTATCACAAAATAGTGATAAGTTAAATGCTGGATCCCAAAAAATCAGCAGCGGCCTATCATCACTAAATGAAAAGATGCCTGCTTTAGGTTCAGCAACGTCAAAGTTATCGTCAGGAAGTAGTCAGCTAACGGCAGGACTGGATAAATTGGCTGCAAATAACAGTAAGTTGTTAAGCGGGTCCACTCAATTAGCTAGTGGTGCCACAAAGATAGCAGATGGCAGTGCTAAGTTGGCTGATGGTTCAGCAAAACTTGGTGATGGTCTGACGAAAGTTAAAGATGGGAATACAACGCTCGCTGACAAGCTAGGTCAAGCAAACAACAAGGTTAATAAAATTAACTCAAATAAGTTAACATATAATCAATTAGCTACCCCAGCAAGCACCAAGCATGTGGAAAAAGACAAAGTTCCTAATAATGGTACAGCTATGGCACCTTATATGTTGTCAGTGGCACTCTTCGTTGGTGCTGTTGCCTTTAACTTGATGTTTGATTTAGTAACACCTCTAAAGTATCCTAAAAAGGCTATTAGTTGGTGGGCAAGCAAGATGTCTGTGCTTTATCCATTCGCATTTCTGCAAGCAGCAATTATGTACTTTGTTTCTATTAGTATGATTGGCATCAAACCAGTTCACTATGTTGCAACTTTCTGGGTGCTGATTCTGGTATCATTTACCTTTATTAATGTCGTAACATCCCTTAACTTGTGGTTTGGTAAAGTTGGTTCATTCCTAGCAATGATTTTGATGGTTATTCAGTTAGGTGGTTCCGCGGGAACATATCCAATTCAATTGTCAAATGGTTTCTTTGAAGCCATACACCCATATTTGCCAATGACTTATTCAGTCAATGCACTGCGAGAAACGTTGATGATTGGTGGATCCGCTAAAAGCGATGTGATGGTTATGTTTGGCATATTTGTTGCCTTTACATTGATTATGATTGGTTTCTATATGTTCAAGCAATTAAAAATCAAGAAGATTAATTATAAACACAGTTAA
- a CDS encoding bacteriocin immunity protein, with the protein MQKNNQVETMLDQMSVAFSDSEVKQEPVLRELILNLAKELNKTQDTRLMASKIVKSLVSYYWETKKQLPQAAITLHNQVKKQATVYDGIATSAVMLPVWF; encoded by the coding sequence ATGCAAAAAAATAATCAAGTCGAAACTATGTTAGATCAAATGAGTGTGGCTTTTTCTGATTCAGAAGTAAAACAAGAACCAGTATTAAGAGAATTAATTCTTAATCTTGCAAAAGAACTCAATAAAACACAAGACACCCGTTTAATGGCATCGAAGATAGTTAAGTCTCTTGTATCATATTATTGGGAAACGAAAAAACAATTACCTCAAGCAGCAATTACCTTACATAATCAAGTAAAAAAACAGGCTACTGTCTATGATGGCATTGCCACCTCTGCCGTAATGTTGCCTGTATGGTTTTAA
- a CDS encoding GNAT family N-acetyltransferase, producing MIIRRATRKDLDLITELTYNAFQNYPLFNVSTNKEKLHKTLHFLLYLNTLANINANDCYVCVDGKELVASFILKKPEHHHISFGTYIKIGGWQLPFKCSPKLASNIMNNLSRSDAIMPEKFKNYWYLDTLVVSPDYQGQKIGSKTLQEVMKMVLQQGGKKLCLITNTEINSIFYQKNGFKKVTKQSFNSFGQINDTWVFEQEV from the coding sequence TTGATTATTAGAAGGGCAACACGAAAAGATTTAGATTTAATTACAGAACTAACTTATAATGCTTTTCAAAATTATCCTTTATTCAATGTTTCTACAAATAAAGAAAAATTACACAAAACATTACATTTTTTACTGTATTTAAATACACTAGCTAACATCAATGCTAATGATTGTTATGTATGTGTTGATGGTAAAGAACTGGTTGCCTCTTTTATTTTAAAAAAACCTGAACATCATCATATTAGTTTTGGAACCTATATTAAAATTGGCGGTTGGCAGTTACCTTTTAAATGTTCACCTAAGTTAGCCAGTAACATTATGAATAATTTGTCTAGGTCAGACGCCATTATGCCTGAAAAATTTAAAAATTACTGGTACTTGGATACTTTGGTTGTTTCACCAGATTATCAAGGTCAAAAAATAGGATCAAAAACTTTACAAGAGGTAATGAAAATGGTCTTACAGCAAGGTGGTAAAAAGTTGTGTCTTATCACTAATACAGAAATTAACAGTATTTTTTACCAAAAAAATGGTTTTAAAAAGGTAACAAAGCAATCATTTAATTCATTTGGACAAATAAACGATACATGGGTATTTGAGCAGGAAGTTTAA
- a CDS encoding AMP-binding protein translates to MTKLIDKLNEHWIAKANQPILKDAQNREWLTGSQARHRIDKIKDEFKTIGITTGAVVTISLPNDINYPLVNQALWELGAIGHLVAPSTALIEIEREVNEYGYFGAITLVNRPTTNVTNCWRETTIVNKKWSIFINHKHIKNMVMSGTELDTALILNTSGTTGKPKRVALSHQQLLKSAQHIVTSQKLTSQETTMVVMPLFHINATVISTLATFVSGGNLVITDKFSASKFWSQVAEHHVTWISLVPTIISILLLNEQARNEYGKEKNKLQLRYVRSASFSLPEERWHAFEQMFGIPVIEGYGMTEAASLITLNPFNHPKIGSVGIPVATEVQLMVDGKLTNESGMTGEIALKGDHVITSYLDPAPHAFADKWLLTGDVGRFDTEGYLYIIGRVKEMINRGGEKVSPYAIESIISVLPFIEEVIAVGLPHDLYGEEVALAIISRDKETPHIKLKNQIENYATQNLSKPERPTKIFFVHDVPRNPTGKVKRFELVKQLLQQS, encoded by the coding sequence TTGACTAAATTAATCGATAAGTTAAATGAACATTGGATAGCAAAAGCCAACCAGCCGATTTTAAAAGATGCGCAAAATCGAGAATGGTTAACGGGAAGTCAAGCAAGACATCGAATTGATAAAATTAAAGATGAATTCAAGACAATTGGTATAACAACAGGTGCAGTGGTAACAATAAGCCTACCCAATGATATTAATTATCCACTGGTTAATCAGGCTTTATGGGAATTAGGTGCAATTGGCCATTTAGTTGCTCCCTCGACTGCTTTAATAGAAATAGAAAGAGAGGTAAATGAGTATGGATATTTTGGCGCCATAACTTTAGTAAACCGTCCTACAACAAACGTTACCAATTGTTGGCGTGAAACTACGATAGTAAACAAAAAATGGTCAATATTTATCAATCATAAACATATAAAAAATATGGTCATGTCAGGTACTGAATTGGATACTGCTTTAATTTTAAATACATCAGGAACAACTGGCAAGCCAAAACGAGTAGCATTGAGTCACCAACAATTACTAAAATCAGCGCAACACATTGTGACGAGTCAGAAATTAACATCCCAAGAGACCACAATGGTAGTGATGCCGTTATTTCATATTAATGCTACGGTAATTTCAACTTTAGCAACTTTTGTTTCTGGTGGTAATTTGGTTATCACAGACAAATTTAGTGCTAGTAAGTTTTGGTCACAAGTAGCAGAGCATCATGTCACTTGGATTTCTCTTGTGCCAACCATTATCAGTATCCTGTTGTTAAATGAACAAGCTCGTAATGAATATGGTAAAGAAAAAAATAAACTGCAGTTACGCTATGTCCGTTCAGCCTCGTTTTCATTACCTGAAGAACGTTGGCATGCCTTTGAGCAGATGTTTGGGATTCCAGTAATTGAGGGGTATGGTATGACTGAAGCGGCTAGCTTGATTACATTGAATCCGTTTAATCATCCTAAAATTGGTTCTGTTGGCATCCCCGTAGCGACCGAAGTTCAACTAATGGTTGATGGAAAGTTAACAAACGAATCAGGAATGACAGGTGAGATTGCTTTAAAGGGTGATCACGTGATAACAAGTTATTTAGATCCTGCTCCGCATGCATTTGCAGATAAGTGGCTATTAACAGGTGATGTCGGTCGTTTTGATACGGAGGGCTATTTATATATTATTGGACGGGTTAAAGAAATGATTAATCGTGGTGGGGAAAAAGTTTCACCTTATGCCATTGAGTCAATAATTAGTGTGTTACCATTTATCGAGGAGGTTATTGCCGTCGGGTTACCTCATGATCTTTACGGAGAAGAAGTGGCTTTAGCAATTATCAGTCGTGATAAAGAAACCCCACATATCAAACTGAAAAATCAGATTGAAAACTATGCTACACAAAATTTATCTAAACCGGAGCGGCCAACAAAAATATTCTTCGTCCATGATGTACCACGCAATCCTACTGGTAAAGTAAAGCGTTTTGAATTGGTTAAACAATTATTACAACAATCATAA
- a CDS encoding anti sigma factor C-terminal domain-containing protein has translation MNDNQAFEKLIKKTKKRNTLKGILTSALSTIIVLLIILVGANLFVANTMNKQLELQDQKLNIENIAFSPNIFTTGQHTTSTAWAKSTTTETRIKNIDGYHIYYSEKTVQIGLSGTRNFSHDSIDVYNAKPSIIAKNTKTQEKEPIFFNRSATSIYKNSKKITLYTPPTHEAKTLSTMKNTLAEVALTFDKPYSYSEIKKMIPDNVMINYYWLGFGNNNTSTIERVGNYIGLNASDDGQGSLQEGNTKNNTYTGYKGLKQALTDAISLPLESHISDKSYISSIKSQLSSNLSTAKFSGVIVTGKTDNLQSLDDLNFVFASNVGLTTPIVPYETPLK, from the coding sequence ATGAATGATAATCAAGCATTTGAAAAATTAATCAAAAAAACCAAAAAAAGAAATACCCTTAAAGGTATACTTACTAGTGCGTTATCTACAATCATCGTGCTTCTTATCATTCTTGTCGGCGCAAATTTATTTGTAGCCAATACTATGAATAAACAATTAGAATTACAAGATCAAAAACTAAATATCGAAAATATCGCCTTTTCACCAAATATATTCACAACTGGACAACATACTACTTCCACCGCATGGGCAAAATCAACAACAACCGAAACTCGCATTAAAAATATTGATGGTTATCATATCTATTATTCTGAAAAAACTGTACAAATCGGTCTATCTGGAACACGAAATTTCTCTCACGATAGCATTGATGTTTATAATGCCAAACCCTCAATTATTGCTAAAAACACTAAAACACAAGAAAAAGAACCTATATTTTTTAATCGTTCTGCTACATCAATATATAAAAATTCAAAAAAAATCACTTTATATACACCACCCACGCATGAAGCAAAAACATTGTCTACGATGAAAAACACATTAGCAGAAGTAGCTTTAACCTTTGACAAACCTTATTCTTATAGTGAAATTAAAAAAATGATTCCAGATAATGTCATGATTAATTACTATTGGTTGGGTTTTGGAAATAATAATACTTCAACAATAGAAAGGGTTGGCAATTATATTGGTTTGAATGCTAGCGATGATGGACAAGGTTCTTTGCAGGAAGGTAACACAAAAAACAATACTTACACTGGCTACAAGGGATTGAAACAAGCGTTGACTGACGCAATATCTTTACCGTTAGAGTCGCATATTTCTGACAAAAGCTATATATCATCAATTAAATCACAACTGTCTTCAAACTTAAGCACCGCAAAATTCAGTGGTGTTATTGTCACTGGTAAAACTGATAATCTGCAAAGTCTAGATGATTTGAATTTCGTTTTTGCAAGTAATGTCGGATTAACAACACCAATTGTTCCTTATGAAACACCATTAAAATAG
- a CDS encoding phosphatase PAP2 family protein produces MQWTSTNFSGQSQNKDGNIFKTTDGEKKTFTILLIIGFASLLVATFFDKNVTSAVMNQNSIFGNIFQNYADQGAGIVLFAAFEIIAWTIWRRIQGEALRYIMTGGALVFAFNQMLAILQDMLSYTYSMLNNLSKGIPMGVANNTSSVANYPEPLRWSAALILTILLSFVFFNWLKNKDEADISYLLNAALIGIAVVFIAQTTIGEMKTLWGRFRPYEMTTVSGKAMSEFTPWYHLNGVNGHNSFPSGHTMSGWLFLYLTFFVPRGNISLQKKMTIFGIAMGILTGLSRVRIGAHWLSDVTVSSLIVGSIIFLASRLLAAHFVESKLN; encoded by the coding sequence ATGCAGTGGACTAGTACAAATTTTAGTGGGCAATCACAAAATAAAGATGGGAATATATTTAAAACAACAGACGGTGAAAAAAAGACCTTCACTATTCTATTGATTATCGGCTTTGCCAGTTTACTAGTTGCAACTTTTTTTGATAAAAATGTGACCTCGGCTGTCATGAATCAAAATTCGATATTTGGTAATATTTTCCAGAATTATGCTGATCAAGGCGCGGGTATCGTGTTGTTCGCTGCCTTCGAGATTATCGCTTGGACAATCTGGCGACGTATTCAAGGGGAAGCATTGAGATATATCATGACTGGTGGTGCATTGGTATTTGCATTCAATCAAATGTTAGCAATATTACAGGACATGCTGAGTTACACGTACTCCATGCTCAATAATTTATCAAAAGGCATCCCCATGGGCGTAGCAAATAACACCTCATCTGTCGCGAACTATCCGGAACCACTTCGTTGGAGTGCTGCACTTATTTTAACGATATTACTATCATTTGTATTTTTCAACTGGCTTAAAAATAAAGACGAGGCAGATATTAGTTATCTACTAAATGCTGCTTTAATTGGTATTGCCGTCGTCTTCATCGCACAAACAACAATTGGCGAGATGAAAACACTATGGGGTCGTTTCCGACCATACGAAATGACAACTGTTTCCGGCAAAGCAATGAGTGAATTTACACCTTGGTATCACTTAAATGGCGTTAATGGGCATAACTCTTTTCCTTCCGGTCACACAATGTCTGGTTGGTTATTCCTATACTTAACTTTCTTCGTTCCTCGCGGAAATATTAGTTTGCAAAAGAAAATGACAATCTTCGGTATTGCGATGGGCATTCTGACTGGACTTAGTCGTGTACGTATCGGTGCACACTGGCTAAGTGATGTGACTGTTTCAAGTCTCATTGTTGGGTCAATTATCTTCTTAGCAAGTCGCCTACTGGCAGCACATTTTGTTGAATCAAAATTAAACTAG
- a CDS encoding RNA polymerase sigma factor codes for MEINQYENIVLDIAQEVVRFLIKKGARRQDAEDIAQDVMVKLIEANIILEEVKLRPWFYKVALSKFYDKYRRNKRYESILYELYNTSETANTFHTKLNNSNLPYEVLNQLSHYQLQLIYLKYDEQRTIKFIANELHFSQAKIKIDLFRTRTHLKKLLEKYKNE; via the coding sequence ATGGAGATTAATCAATATGAAAACATAGTCCTTGATATCGCACAAGAAGTTGTTCGATTTTTAATAAAAAAAGGCGCTAGACGACAAGATGCGGAAGATATTGCTCAAGATGTAATGGTTAAGCTAATTGAAGCAAATATTATTTTAGAAGAAGTCAAGTTGCGACCTTGGTTTTACAAAGTTGCCCTGTCAAAATTTTATGACAAGTATAGACGAAATAAAAGATATGAAAGTATCTTATATGAACTTTACAATACCTCGGAAACAGCAAACACATTTCATACAAAATTAAACAATTCCAACCTACCTTACGAAGTGCTTAATCAACTTAGTCATTATCAATTACAGCTCATCTATTTAAAATACGATGAACAACGAACTATTAAATTCATAGCTAACGAACTGCATTTTAGCCAAGCTAAAATAAAAATAGATTTATTTAGAACGAGAACACATCTCAAAAAATTATTGGAGAAATATAAAAATGAATGA
- a CDS encoding M24 family metallopeptidase, with product MSILSDEINNRIQNCQRFLQEKELSAYAVTDVEDIWYLTNIDYSPEQRPFFLIIYPDKKPLMLVPKLEESHVDVDYFDYDIQTYFDVTSEIGQNWHEVVTKKFEGLDKIGIESNALLEITAKAPTVDWQPNDIIKKLREIKSAYEIDKISTTARVCSRVVRATLGQVNNDSKVIDLYNLPFKVVGKEIADNFSLTNRVTNGVWPSTYSFMPHSIPDMEATVDHGPNVNVAVFRLAGYAAECERTFFMEKPTKEEELHFNQMMTARNIMLDMLRPGVKASEVEKKVRDYLIDQHLTANILHRPGHGIGLNNHEEPTLSLGNDTVLKENMVVSVEPAIYFEGQGGYRHSDTVLITKDGYKLLTDAPVTLEELTVEN from the coding sequence ATGAGTATACTCAGTGATGAAATAAATAACCGCATCCAAAATTGCCAAAGATTCTTGCAAGAAAAAGAGTTAAGTGCATACGCAGTAACAGATGTAGAGGACATATGGTATTTGACCAATATTGATTATAGCCCTGAGCAACGGCCGTTTTTCTTAATTATTTATCCAGATAAGAAACCTTTAATGCTGGTACCAAAATTAGAAGAATCACATGTTGATGTTGACTATTTTGATTACGATATTCAAACGTATTTTGATGTTACGTCTGAAATTGGTCAAAACTGGCACGAGGTGGTTACAAAAAAGTTTGAAGGGTTGGATAAAATTGGTATCGAAAGTAATGCACTTTTAGAAATAACTGCAAAGGCACCGACAGTAGATTGGCAACCAAATGATATAATCAAAAAGTTACGTGAAATAAAGAGCGCTTACGAAATTGACAAAATTTCAACGACTGCAAGAGTATGTAGTCGAGTTGTTCGTGCAACGTTAGGACAAGTGAATAACGACTCCAAAGTGATAGACCTTTACAACCTTCCGTTTAAGGTAGTTGGTAAAGAAATCGCGGATAATTTTAGTCTTACAAATAGAGTAACAAATGGTGTATGGCCGTCAACTTATAGTTTCATGCCCCATAGCATTCCTGATATGGAGGCAACAGTTGATCATGGGCCAAATGTTAACGTCGCTGTGTTTAGATTAGCGGGCTATGCTGCCGAATGTGAACGTACTTTCTTCATGGAGAAACCAACAAAAGAAGAAGAACTACACTTTAATCAAATGATGACGGCTAGAAATATAATGCTCGATATGCTGCGACCTGGTGTTAAGGCATCTGAAGTAGAGAAAAAAGTGCGAGATTACCTTATTGACCAGCATCTTACGGCTAACATTCTTCATCGACCTGGTCATGGCATCGGATTAAATAACCATGAAGAGCCAACCTTATCATTAGGTAATGACACAGTTTTGAAAGAAAATATGGTTGTATCGGTGGAACCAGCAATTTATTTTGAAGGTCAAGGCGGTTATCGACATTCAGACACGGTGTTGATAACTAAAGATGGTTATAAATTACTAACTGATGCGCCGGTTACTTTGGAAGAATTAACCGTCGAGAATTAA